A region of Reichenbachiella carrageenanivorans DNA encodes the following proteins:
- a CDS encoding SusC/RagA family TonB-linked outer membrane protein gives MKKLLLLVKLGLILPGLLLAFQLKAQSTVNGKVVSQEDGMGLPGVSVLIKGSTKGTVTDIDGMFKVSANPEDVLVFSFIGYHSQEHAVGTRSQIDISLEADVEQLEEVVVVGYGTQKKSDVTGAVATMSQDRLEMVPNTNVAQALQGSVAGVSIVSNSAGAEGSDAEIMIRGRNTISASNRPLIVLDGMPYSGSLSEINPTDIASVNILKDASSTAIYGSRGANGVILITSKKGAKGAARISYAGFYGIQQMTNVPDLLTSEEFYKFKKTRNPASITASEEDFYQDGKTTDWIDVATQIGHKQQHTLTVSGGSDNVKYYVSGSYLDVEGIAINDLFKRYSMRLNLEAKITDWLTFGSNTQLSLSDRSGQDASWSGAQDGAYYMNPLTEPYDEDGNQKIYPWAESIYWGNPLSGLLEADSDKNYKIFTNNYLQIDLPFVPGLSYKLNTGIEYDHRDRKNYAGRDTKAGYENRGVSDTRTDLDTNILIENILNYKKSIGSHNLFLTALYSYQNDIEDMEGLDSNGFPNDKLTTYQGNVAALIDPKYAYQEFVLLSTMLRFNYNYDNKYYLTLTGRRDSYSAFGANTKHGIFPSVALGWSLHNESFMSAIPTISTLKLRASYGINGNQAVDPYSALSRMSDRSYLNGSIQAAGYYPSALESPDLGWEQSASVNIGLDFGVFKDRVQGSLELYQTNTTDLLLEREIPSTSGFTMTDQNLAEVKNSGVELTLSANLVRTGDFSWDISANAAYMKNEIVDLYGDGVDDPLNGWFIGEAISTNYSYQFDGVYQEEDFADPDFVPAIPGAQPGWAKVVDQNNDTLITSDHDRVFIGQTDPKFITGLQMNFKYKNFGLSLFARSAHGMTRRNTLLNDDVWSSVERNTTNKNWWTPENPTNEYWANHEDANARGVGIYEDASFWRLQNVTFSYDLPKTLLDRVRINNARLYVTGSNLITVTNFGGLDPELSSAREIPLQREFVLGLNIGL, from the coding sequence ATGAAAAAGTTATTACTACTTGTTAAACTTGGCTTGATACTACCCGGGCTCCTTCTGGCATTTCAGCTGAAGGCCCAGAGTACAGTGAATGGGAAAGTCGTGAGCCAGGAAGATGGCATGGGTTTGCCAGGGGTGAGTGTATTGATTAAAGGATCAACAAAAGGTACAGTCACTGACATCGATGGTATGTTCAAAGTTAGTGCGAATCCTGAAGACGTTTTAGTTTTCAGTTTCATAGGCTATCATAGCCAAGAGCATGCGGTAGGTACCAGGTCACAGATCGACATCTCTTTGGAAGCTGATGTAGAGCAGCTTGAAGAAGTGGTAGTCGTAGGGTACGGTACGCAAAAAAAATCTGATGTGACAGGAGCTGTAGCTACTATGTCTCAGGACAGATTAGAAATGGTACCCAACACCAACGTAGCTCAAGCCCTACAGGGGTCAGTAGCAGGGGTGTCTATCGTTTCTAATTCTGCTGGTGCAGAAGGTAGCGATGCTGAAATTATGATTAGAGGTAGAAATACGATCTCAGCAAGCAACAGACCGTTGATCGTACTGGACGGCATGCCTTATAGTGGTAGTCTTTCTGAGATCAACCCTACAGATATTGCTTCGGTCAATATATTGAAAGACGCATCGTCTACAGCTATTTATGGGTCTAGAGGTGCTAATGGTGTAATCCTCATTACGTCTAAAAAAGGAGCTAAAGGAGCTGCCAGAATTAGCTATGCAGGATTCTATGGTATACAGCAAATGACGAATGTGCCAGACTTATTGACTTCGGAAGAATTCTATAAGTTTAAAAAGACAAGGAATCCAGCGTCAATCACGGCTTCAGAGGAGGACTTTTACCAAGACGGTAAAACCACCGATTGGATAGATGTAGCTACGCAGATTGGACACAAGCAACAGCATACGTTGACCGTATCTGGAGGAAGTGATAATGTGAAGTACTATGTGTCTGGTAGCTACCTTGATGTAGAGGGTATCGCTATCAACGACTTGTTTAAGAGATACAGCATGCGTCTCAACTTAGAAGCTAAGATTACAGATTGGTTGACGTTTGGCTCCAATACACAATTGTCTTTGTCAGACAGAAGTGGGCAGGATGCCAGCTGGAGTGGTGCTCAGGATGGAGCTTATTATATGAACCCATTGACTGAGCCATACGACGAAGATGGGAATCAGAAAATTTACCCTTGGGCGGAGTCTATTTATTGGGGCAACCCACTGTCTGGTTTGCTAGAAGCAGATAGTGATAAAAATTACAAAATTTTCACTAACAACTACTTGCAAATAGATCTGCCATTCGTGCCAGGGCTATCCTACAAGTTGAACACAGGTATCGAGTACGACCATAGAGATAGAAAAAACTACGCAGGTAGAGATACAAAAGCAGGATATGAGAATAGAGGGGTGTCAGATACAAGAACAGACTTGGATACCAACATTCTTATAGAAAACATATTGAACTATAAAAAGTCAATTGGTAGCCACAACTTGTTTTTGACTGCACTATATAGTTATCAAAACGATATCGAAGATATGGAAGGCCTAGATAGTAATGGTTTTCCTAACGATAAGCTAACTACGTATCAGGGTAATGTGGCTGCATTGATTGATCCTAAGTATGCTTACCAAGAATTTGTATTGTTGTCTACTATGTTGAGGTTCAACTACAACTACGACAACAAATACTATTTGACTTTGACTGGTAGAAGAGATTCTTATTCTGCCTTCGGTGCCAATACCAAGCATGGTATATTTCCTTCTGTAGCCTTAGGATGGAGCTTGCACAACGAATCATTTATGTCTGCCATACCTACCATCAGTACCTTGAAACTACGTGCGAGCTACGGTATCAATGGTAACCAAGCAGTAGACCCATACAGTGCGTTGTCACGAATGAGCGATCGGTCTTACTTAAACGGAAGTATACAGGCAGCGGGATACTATCCTAGTGCATTAGAATCTCCAGATCTGGGTTGGGAACAATCTGCTTCTGTCAATATTGGACTTGACTTTGGCGTTTTCAAAGATAGAGTACAGGGTAGCTTAGAACTTTACCAGACGAATACTACAGACCTGCTATTAGAAAGAGAAATTCCATCTACATCTGGTTTTACAATGACGGATCAAAATTTAGCAGAAGTCAAAAATAGTGGTGTAGAATTGACATTGAGTGCTAATCTAGTTAGGACAGGAGACTTCTCTTGGGATATTTCAGCCAATGCGGCATATATGAAAAATGAAATTGTAGACCTTTATGGTGACGGCGTAGATGATCCTTTGAATGGTTGGTTTATTGGTGAAGCTATCAGTACAAATTATTCTTACCAATTCGATGGTGTATACCAGGAGGAAGATTTTGCAGATCCTGATTTTGTACCAGCTATACCAGGTGCACAGCCAGGATGGGCCAAGGTGGTAGATCAGAACAATGATACACTTATCACTTCAGATCACGACCGTGTGTTTATCGGACAAACAGACCCTAAATTCATCACTGGCTTGCAAATGAATTTCAAATACAAAAACTTCGGTTTGTCTCTGTTTGCTAGAAGTGCTCATGGCATGACTAGAAGAAACACGCTGCTTAATGACGATGTTTGGAGTTCTGTTGAAAGAAATACTACCAATAAAAACTGGTGGACACCAGAAAATCCTACTAACGAATATTGGGCAAACCACGAAGATGCTAACGCTAGAGGGGTAGGTATCTATGAAGACGCTAGTTTCTGGAGGTTGCAGAATGTTACTTTCTCATATGACTTGCCAAAGACTTTGTTGGACAGGGTGAGAATCAACAACGCCAGGTTGTACGTGACTGGTAGTAATTTGATCACGGTTACCAATTTTGGTGGATTGGACCCTGAGCTAAGTAGCGCGAGAGAAATTCCACTACAAAGAGAGTTTGTTTTAGGTCTTAACATTGGATTATAA
- a CDS encoding glycoside hydrolase family 2 protein: protein MRLKKKTVALLISVLMLAVRMGEAQGLLQNVSSRVHQSLDGTWQIIVDPMETGYYNHSWKPKKNGYFIDEKPKTVSDRVEYDFDTSDELYVPSDWNTQNDKLYYYEGTVWYRKKFITKKEDKKKYHLYFGAINYRSIVYLNGERVGEHVGGFTSFNFDVTDLLKAGQNTVVVKVDNTRDKDGVPTINTDWWNYGGITRSVLLVETPQIFLEDYSVSLSKDKTIEGWVKLNDSSAGKVEISIEGIGKQQVKVKDGKASFKFDKAPKLWSFADPYLYPVTLSFNGETIQDEIGFKYIDVKGKDILLNGESVFLKGISIHEEAPISTGRVTTAEECQILLDWAQELGCNFIRLAHYPHSETMVRMAEKRGFLIWSEIPVYWTINYENESTYQNAENQLAEMIDRDKNRVGIGLWSVANETPVIDARNQFLNKLIKKTREMDPTRLICAALDTHITKNGKKTIDDPLGEYVDVIGINSYCGWYGGTPESCEAWEWASQFEKPMIMSEVGAGALQGLHGEQNERWTEEYQSAVYRYNIEMLKNIDFLRGVSPWILMDFRSPRRPLKRVQNDFNRKGLISEQGIKKEAFFILQDYYNSQPIQLNK from the coding sequence ATGAGATTAAAAAAGAAAACGGTCGCCTTGCTCATCAGTGTGTTGATGCTAGCTGTGAGGATGGGAGAGGCACAGGGCCTTTTACAAAATGTATCGAGCCGTGTACACCAATCGTTGGATGGTACGTGGCAAATCATAGTAGATCCTATGGAAACGGGGTATTACAATCACAGCTGGAAGCCCAAAAAGAACGGTTATTTTATAGATGAGAAGCCAAAGACTGTTTCGGATAGAGTGGAGTATGATTTCGATACCAGTGATGAGCTGTATGTGCCTAGTGATTGGAATACACAAAATGACAAGCTCTACTATTATGAAGGGACGGTTTGGTATAGAAAGAAGTTTATAACCAAAAAAGAAGACAAGAAGAAGTATCACTTGTATTTTGGTGCAATCAATTATCGATCTATTGTCTATTTGAATGGCGAGCGTGTAGGTGAGCATGTTGGTGGCTTTACTTCGTTCAACTTCGACGTAACGGATTTGCTCAAAGCAGGTCAAAATACTGTGGTAGTGAAAGTAGACAACACCAGAGATAAGGACGGTGTGCCTACGATCAATACCGACTGGTGGAACTATGGAGGGATCACCCGATCAGTACTACTAGTAGAAACGCCACAGATTTTTCTCGAAGATTATTCCGTTTCGCTGAGTAAGGACAAGACGATCGAGGGGTGGGTAAAACTCAACGACAGCAGTGCGGGCAAAGTAGAGATATCTATAGAAGGTATAGGCAAACAGCAGGTGAAAGTGAAAGACGGGAAGGCCTCGTTCAAATTTGATAAAGCGCCTAAACTTTGGTCATTCGCAGATCCATACCTGTATCCTGTTACATTGAGCTTCAACGGGGAAACGATCCAAGACGAAATAGGATTCAAGTATATTGACGTAAAGGGCAAGGATATTTTGCTCAACGGAGAATCTGTTTTTTTGAAAGGGATCAGTATACACGAAGAGGCGCCTATAAGTACGGGTAGAGTTACTACTGCCGAAGAATGTCAGATATTGCTCGACTGGGCTCAAGAGCTGGGTTGTAATTTCATCCGACTGGCTCATTACCCACATAGTGAAACGATGGTGCGTATGGCAGAAAAAAGAGGTTTCCTTATCTGGTCAGAAATTCCAGTGTATTGGACGATCAATTATGAAAATGAATCGACTTATCAAAATGCCGAAAATCAATTGGCAGAAATGATCGATAGAGACAAAAACAGAGTAGGTATAGGCCTCTGGTCGGTAGCCAACGAAACCCCAGTAATAGATGCAAGAAATCAATTTTTGAATAAATTGATAAAAAAGACACGTGAGATGGATCCTACGAGACTGATCTGTGCTGCATTGGATACACACATTACTAAAAACGGGAAAAAGACGATCGACGACCCATTGGGAGAGTATGTGGATGTGATCGGGATCAATAGCTACTGTGGGTGGTATGGAGGCACACCCGAATCTTGTGAGGCATGGGAGTGGGCGTCACAGTTCGAAAAGCCCATGATCATGAGTGAAGTAGGTGCAGGTGCATTGCAAGGGTTGCATGGAGAGCAAAACGAACGATGGACCGAGGAGTACCAATCGGCAGTCTATAGATACAATATCGAAATGCTAAAGAATATTGACTTTCTGAGAGGAGTATCTCCTTGGATATTGATGGATTTTAGGTCGCCGAGAAGACCACTTAAAAGGGTTCAAAATGATTTTAATAGAAAAGGGCTAATCTCCGAACAAGGGATCAAAAAAGAAGCCTTTTTTATATTACAAGATTATTATAATTCTCAGCCTATCCAATTGAATAAATAG
- a CDS encoding two-component regulator propeller domain-containing protein, translating into MIKKSKENIVTDLTQLWKHRPYLSSHTLGKSLSLLFTLCIYNLSAAVAQSLPIIDAHIESLDNPVYAITQDKDGFLWFGSQYGLIKYDGSYSETFISDEQDSTTLIDNWVWSLYNDSQNNLWVGTSRGLNLWSKQNNSFIHIPLIGSNEDERYTLIREIYEDDNDHLWICTNNGLYMGSITDREFNRFEWTYNYNDNQALDVKDIMSYYGDLMVLSQFGISVISSEGETYSNKPYPNQILTDAKKSNPRSLVLDEKDSVVWIGNQNEYKGLTRYDLKSDKKSKFRIADRLNANSIRVIKQYQQDELLIGTRNGLYLFHTKTEKLAPLLLNRSIKDIFLSADGSFWVATYHGGIYHFVSQGSTFELVNKSTSAKKSYYDPSHVICSIVETEDDNLWFGTNQGLFYLPTSSDSLKNEKTISVRKADDIRTRCMVYDGKGNIWIGTSDGIIKYDRINDILKTYPLDDNLDNSLKEINNIIYANNQIWVATNGSGLYGFEPDKEEFTQYYNHFNRSSNFIFALNATENGTIWIGSNAGLSAFDSKTAQTLSIHGKNLNFEHRNIRVIKRDLNNRLWIGTENSGLIFYDPRTNEHRTLTKEEGLYSNRVKSMEIDEKQNLWVTTFEGISKIETNHPTNIHALKFNIVDFTVNNLGTEVLFLPRSSVTSTQGEMYFGTRNGLIKFNPSKINSSHVFPKVWLKDLSINQQSIMKNDDLLAKYGNVQNLKSIAFNHDETIIKLFLSTINYSQQYHIYYSYFLEGLSPEWQMLDENTLNLNYLPPGKYTLKLKASSSNQVWFEDYTSIDIVVHPPFYKSAFAFVIYTVVILLLMYLFYHFSATWQALKNKLKVEELEKKKAAELSQLKSQFFINISHEFKLPLTLILSPIEDILAQKVEPAVKKRLKIAKRNAENILNLINQIVDVRKLETGNSILRIQHLDLVSFTRHTAVDFFELSKIKNIDFNIIAEEEEFPVWIDPTKFVFVINNLVSNAFKHSNENGKLNLYIKKHVNAEGSTVNERIDLIIEDNGKGYAAEDIPHLFDRFYHLSKNGSRISMSDGIGLDHSKKIISQHHGTISVESIQGDEKRAGLTKMCISLKVGHEHFDPSDIADEILKKYEETSLSKENYEPIEKIEESNPDQGNHGQNILVIDKDENITKSIRNQLQDQYHIYSTKDGMEGWKVALDLMPSLIIINEELEIIDGVELCQKIRTDERTLNIPIIFLMKEKRDDSFHRDLNADEYIEIDKNLDSIKSRVNTLISRREKIRMQFEKKSLLMPENISSHEENLIKDAIKYIDDNISDTNLSVDRLSKEIGISRVHFYRKIKSLMNMSPNEFIRSYRIRKAGQLLSQKKVNIDQIRHMVGFNDSDYFRSCFKKEFGMTPSEYNKKNVS; encoded by the coding sequence ATGATCAAAAAAAGTAAGGAAAACATCGTAACAGATCTAACCCAACTTTGGAAACACAGACCATATCTGAGTAGCCATACCCTCGGAAAGTCTCTGTCTCTGCTTTTTACACTTTGTATATACAACCTATCAGCCGCAGTGGCTCAGTCGCTGCCCATCATAGATGCACATATCGAATCGCTAGACAATCCAGTATATGCCATTACACAGGACAAAGACGGATTTCTATGGTTTGGCTCCCAATATGGCCTCATCAAATATGACGGCTCCTACTCCGAAACCTTTATTTCTGACGAACAAGACAGTACCACTCTGATAGACAACTGGGTATGGTCTCTATACAACGACAGTCAAAACAACCTATGGGTAGGCACCAGTCGCGGGCTCAATCTATGGTCGAAACAAAACAATTCATTTATTCATATTCCACTTATCGGCAGTAATGAAGACGAGCGATACACCCTGATAAGAGAGATCTATGAAGACGACAATGATCACCTCTGGATATGTACCAACAATGGGCTGTATATGGGCTCTATCACAGATCGTGAATTCAATCGGTTTGAATGGACCTACAACTATAATGACAACCAAGCGTTGGACGTCAAGGACATCATGAGTTATTATGGAGACTTGATGGTGTTATCCCAATTCGGCATTTCTGTCATTTCATCAGAAGGCGAAACATACTCAAACAAACCCTATCCCAACCAGATATTGACTGATGCTAAAAAATCAAACCCAAGATCTTTGGTACTCGACGAAAAAGACAGTGTAGTCTGGATTGGCAATCAAAACGAATACAAAGGCCTTACCCGATATGATCTAAAATCTGATAAGAAAAGTAAATTTAGAATAGCCGATAGGCTCAATGCCAACTCCATTCGTGTGATCAAACAATACCAGCAAGACGAACTCCTCATAGGCACTAGGAATGGGCTTTACTTGTTTCATACAAAAACCGAAAAACTAGCCCCCCTACTGCTCAACCGCTCCATCAAAGACATCTTTCTCTCCGCCGATGGTAGCTTTTGGGTGGCTACTTACCACGGTGGTATCTATCATTTTGTAAGTCAAGGCAGTACATTCGAACTGGTCAACAAATCTACCAGTGCGAAAAAAAGCTACTATGACCCGAGCCATGTGATCTGCTCGATAGTAGAAACAGAAGACGACAACCTATGGTTCGGAACCAACCAAGGCTTGTTTTACCTACCTACATCTTCGGATAGCCTAAAAAACGAAAAAACGATATCTGTACGCAAAGCCGACGACATTAGAACTCGCTGCATGGTCTACGACGGAAAAGGCAATATATGGATCGGTACCAGCGATGGAATCATCAAATACGACCGTATCAATGACATCCTAAAAACCTATCCCCTAGACGACAATCTGGATAACAGTCTAAAGGAAATAAACAATATCATATATGCCAATAATCAGATATGGGTGGCAACGAATGGCAGCGGGCTCTACGGCTTTGAGCCAGACAAAGAGGAATTCACACAGTACTACAACCATTTCAACAGATCCTCAAATTTCATATTCGCATTGAACGCCACCGAAAATGGTACAATCTGGATTGGATCCAATGCAGGTCTGTCGGCGTTTGACTCTAAGACTGCTCAAACACTATCGATCCATGGCAAAAACTTAAATTTCGAACATCGTAACATACGAGTCATCAAACGAGACCTCAACAATAGACTATGGATAGGCACTGAAAACTCGGGACTTATATTTTACGACCCGAGGACAAATGAACACAGGACCTTGACCAAAGAGGAAGGCCTGTACAGCAATAGAGTGAAGTCCATGGAAATAGACGAAAAACAAAACCTGTGGGTAACTACCTTTGAAGGAATCTCTAAAATAGAAACCAATCACCCCACAAATATTCATGCACTCAAATTCAATATCGTGGATTTTACCGTGAATAACCTGGGCACAGAGGTATTGTTTCTACCCCGGTCCTCTGTAACATCCACCCAGGGTGAAATGTATTTTGGAACCAGAAATGGACTGATCAAATTCAATCCGTCTAAAATCAATTCCAGTCATGTATTTCCTAAAGTTTGGTTGAAGGATTTGTCTATCAACCAGCAAAGCATCATGAAAAATGACGACCTCCTAGCTAAATATGGAAATGTACAGAACCTAAAGTCTATCGCATTCAATCATGACGAAACCATCATCAAGTTATTTCTATCCACAATCAACTATAGCCAGCAATATCACATCTACTATTCTTATTTCCTTGAGGGCTTGTCTCCAGAATGGCAAATGCTGGATGAAAACACCTTGAATTTAAACTATCTACCCCCAGGCAAATACACACTAAAACTTAAAGCCAGCAGCTCGAATCAGGTCTGGTTTGAAGATTATACTTCGATCGATATCGTCGTACACCCTCCGTTTTACAAATCGGCCTTCGCTTTTGTTATATACACCGTAGTGATACTACTATTGATGTATTTGTTCTACCATTTTTCTGCTACCTGGCAAGCACTAAAAAACAAACTCAAGGTGGAAGAACTTGAAAAGAAAAAAGCAGCGGAATTGTCTCAGCTCAAATCTCAGTTTTTCATCAATATTTCACATGAATTCAAACTGCCTCTCACGCTCATCTTGTCTCCTATAGAAGACATCCTTGCACAAAAAGTAGAGCCAGCGGTAAAGAAAAGGCTCAAAATAGCTAAACGAAATGCGGAGAACATACTAAACCTAATCAATCAAATCGTGGATGTGCGAAAACTAGAAACCGGCAACAGCATCTTGCGCATACAACATCTCGATTTGGTATCATTTACCCGGCATACGGCAGTCGATTTTTTTGAATTATCTAAAATCAAAAACATTGACTTCAACATCATTGCTGAAGAAGAAGAATTTCCAGTATGGATCGACCCCACCAAGTTTGTATTTGTGATCAACAACCTGGTGTCCAATGCCTTTAAGCACAGCAATGAAAATGGCAAGCTCAATCTGTACATCAAAAAGCATGTAAATGCAGAAGGCTCAACAGTAAATGAGCGCATAGATTTGATTATCGAAGACAATGGCAAGGGATACGCGGCAGAAGATATCCCCCACCTGTTCGACAGATTTTATCACCTGTCGAAAAATGGCAGCCGTATCTCCATGAGTGATGGCATAGGACTAGACCATTCCAAAAAAATCATTAGTCAGCACCACGGCACAATCAGTGTAGAAAGTATCCAAGGAGACGAAAAACGAGCAGGGTTGACTAAAATGTGTATTTCTCTAAAAGTTGGCCACGAGCATTTCGACCCGTCAGATATAGCCGATGAAATTTTGAAGAAATACGAGGAAACTTCCTTGTCAAAAGAAAACTACGAGCCTATAGAGAAAATCGAGGAATCTAATCCAGACCAAGGCAATCATGGACAAAACATTTTGGTAATCGACAAAGACGAAAACATCACTAAAAGCATACGCAATCAGCTACAAGACCAATACCACATTTACTCCACCAAAGATGGCATGGAGGGATGGAAGGTGGCCTTAGATCTAATGCCTAGCCTCATTATCATCAATGAGGAACTAGAGATCATCGATGGCGTAGAACTGTGTCAGAAAATAAGGACTGATGAGCGGACATTGAATATTCCTATCATTTTCCTAATGAAAGAAAAGCGCGACGATAGTTTTCATCGCGACCTAAATGCAGATGAGTATATAGAAATCGACAAAAACTTAGACTCCATCAAAAGCAGAGTGAATACGCTGATCTCAAGAAGAGAAAAAATCCGTATGCAGTTTGAGAAAAAATCATTGTTAATGCCCGAAAACATTTCCTCTCATGAGGAAAACCTGATCAAGGATGCAATCAAATATATCGATGATAATATTTCGGACACAAACTTGTCTGTGGATCGACTAAGCAAAGAAATCGGAATCAGCAGGGTACACTTTTACCGCAAGATCAAATCCTTGATGAATATGTCTCCCAACGAGTTTATCAGGTCTTATCGAATCAGAAAAGCGGGGCAGCTGCTCTCTCAGAAGAAAGTAAACATCGATCAGATCCGACACATGGTCGGGTTTAATGATTCAGATTATTTCCGATCATGCTTCAAAAAAGAATTTGGCATGACTCCTTCAGAGTACAATAAGAAAAACGTGTCTTAA
- a CDS encoding peptidylprolyl isomerase, which translates to MRFLMTSVINNKFSNLRLSGVEGLIFMCLWVLQGCSPAQKEYFVEIDDLPVTEAEFRLYLDRNIARTYNYYYQEWGVNAHTEFWETKYGDKTPKEYIKAMALAQLVEIKSRQRLATQMGLIKEFTYDSLQHWWVQDNASRKLKKASGGIVYGPVERKFEDFYDYFYASLFNNLQEMAYEKLFTPSPAEIKAYYELNKEKWFVYIPEVEAEYLEFEFDGSKDKKQLLSQVESAEAALTNGADMRSIAAGYPRGQYRHQTFVKSDEVLGEEDVEGQLNAWALGLDTNEIKTFIGRSTIYLMHGIEKAAPKAYPYDEIERDVIWYYRKNHYQELLDSLSAQAKVVINQESFDRMKVQP; encoded by the coding sequence ATGAGATTTTTAATGACTTCGGTTATAAATAATAAGTTTTCAAACCTTCGACTCTCAGGAGTCGAAGGTTTGATTTTTATGTGCCTATGGGTGTTACAAGGATGCTCTCCAGCACAAAAGGAGTATTTTGTTGAGATAGATGATTTGCCAGTGACCGAAGCCGAGTTTAGGCTGTATCTCGACCGAAATATAGCCAGAACCTACAACTACTATTATCAAGAGTGGGGAGTAAATGCACATACTGAATTTTGGGAAACCAAGTATGGAGACAAGACCCCAAAGGAATATATCAAAGCAATGGCTCTAGCTCAGTTGGTTGAGATCAAATCTAGACAGCGTTTGGCCACTCAAATGGGGCTAATCAAAGAGTTTACCTACGATTCACTGCAGCATTGGTGGGTGCAGGACAATGCAAGCCGAAAACTCAAAAAAGCAAGTGGAGGGATTGTATACGGTCCTGTGGAGCGAAAATTCGAAGATTTTTACGACTATTTCTATGCTAGTTTGTTCAATAATCTCCAGGAAATGGCTTACGAAAAGCTATTCACGCCGAGTCCAGCCGAGATCAAAGCTTATTATGAATTGAATAAAGAGAAGTGGTTTGTCTATATACCAGAAGTAGAAGCAGAATATCTTGAATTTGAATTTGATGGATCGAAGGATAAAAAGCAGCTACTTTCGCAAGTTGAATCTGCCGAAGCGGCACTCACCAATGGCGCAGATATGCGTAGCATAGCGGCAGGTTACCCAAGAGGGCAGTACCGACATCAAACTTTTGTCAAGAGTGATGAGGTCTTAGGAGAAGAAGACGTAGAAGGCCAACTCAACGCTTGGGCATTAGGACTTGATACCAATGAAATCAAAACCTTTATAGGTCGTTCTACCATTTATTTGATGCATGGCATCGAAAAAGCAGCTCCTAAAGCGTATCCATATGACGAAATTGAAAGAGACGTCATTTGGTACTATCGCAAGAATCACTATCAGGAGTTGTTAGACAGCCTGAGTGCTCAAGCTAAGGTCGTGATCAATCAGGAGTCATTTGATCGTATGAAGGTCCAACCTTAG